In Risungbinella massiliensis, the genomic stretch TTCCCTTTGAGGAACTGACCAAAAAGTTGTATACTACCCTGTAGGACTTTTATGTAGAAAGCAGGGAGTACGATGAATACAGAAAAACTTTATCGTGTTCTTCTATATTATAAATATGTAGACATTAAAAACCCAGAAGAAGTGACACAAGAACACAAAGAAGTATGTACAAAGATCGGTTTGAAAGGGAGAATTCACATCTCCAAAGAAGGAATTAACGGTACTTGTTCGGGTACGGTCGAGCAAACGGACCAGTACATTGAGTATATGCGAAATCATCCTTTGTTCCATGACATTTTCTTTAAAATCGATGAACATGATGGCCATGCTTTTAAAAAGCTACACGTACGCCATCGGCCTGAGATCGTAACTTGGAGACTAGGTAAAGAATTGAAGCCTCATGAAAAAACAGGTACCCATCTATCTCCCAAAGAATTTAATGAGCTACTCAAAAAAGAGGACGTTATCGTACTAGATGGACGCAATGATTATGAATATGACCTTGGTCATTTTCGTGGTGCCATTCGTCCAGAAGTCGAAACAACCAAGGATTTTCCAAAGTGGATCCAAGAGAACCTTGGACAGTATAAAGACAAAAAAATTATCACCTATTGTACAGGTGGAATCCGGTGCGAGATGTTGACTGCATATATGCTCGAAGAAGGTTTCCAAGACGTTTCGCAGCTAGATGGTGGAATTGTCACCTACGGAAAAGATCCAGAGGTAAAAGGAGAACTCTTCGATGGGAAATTGTATGTATTTGATGAGCGGATCTCTGTTCCAGTTAACCAAGTAGAAGAAGTGGTTGTTGGAAAGTGCTACCATTGTGGAACTCCTGCTGAAAAATATATTAACTGTAAATATGATATTTGCCATCATCAGCATATTGTTTGTCCCGAGTGCGACGAACAACATCATGGTTATTGTAAACCAGAATGCGAAGAAAAAGATCGAGAACTTCAAGCCAGCAAAAACAATAACTAAAGGAAAAATTCTAGCTTCAAACAAAAGTCCTAGATGCACAAACACATCTAGGACTTTTGTTACCATTCATAATTATGAAATGAGATTAGCACAAGTATTTTCTTAGAATTTATAAAATATAAAAACATAGAGCAAGCTTGACAACGAAGAAAGGAGTACACCACTCCATGGAACCCTTGTTTTCTAGGAAATTACCACCCAGCGTCAATCGAATCATCGCCAAATTTCCCGAAGAGGTGCAAGAATACTTTTGGGAGATGATTAGTGCAGAACGATCTCTACTCACCATCTCCAACTACGCCTATGATTTCTCTCTTTTCTTTGAATTCCTTGAAAAGAGAGGGCAAGGATTAGAGCAAGCCAATGCCAGGACGATCAAACAATTTTTCCGTATGCTAGAAAATGGATACGAACGAACCGTACACGTTCCAATCCGACACATAAACGAACAAACAGGCGAAATTCGAGAAGAATGGATCGAGCGCAAACACTTTCGAGAAAATAGTAGAAGTGGGAAACAGCGCAAACAGGCATCCTTACGTTCGTTATTTCGATTTCTCGTGAAAGCTCGTATTCTAGACAAAGACCCAATGGAAGAATATGAGGATGTCAGCCTAAAAGCCCGTAATCGAAAAAAGGTCCCTGTTTTCTTAACCAAAGAAGAAGCTACCCGACTCATTCAGACCGTCGCCCAAGCCACACGTGACACCAATAGAAGCCGCTGGCTCAAAGTACGAGACTTGGCTATCCTGTTACTGTTACTCAACACAGGCATGCGTGTCTCTGAATGTGTGGGGCTGAATCAAAACAGTCTTCAGACCGACGGAGAGATCTATCGCCTTATCGTACTTGGTAAAGGCG encodes the following:
- a CDS encoding tyrosine-type recombinase/integrase, which gives rise to MEPLFSRKLPPSVNRIIAKFPEEVQEYFWEMISAERSLLTISNYAYDFSLFFEFLEKRGQGLEQANARTIKQFFRMLENGYERTVHVPIRHINEQTGEIREEWIERKHFRENSRSGKQRKQASLRSLFRFLVKARILDKDPMEEYEDVSLKARNRKKVPVFLTKEEATRLIQTVAQATRDTNRSRWLKVRDLAILLLLLNTGMRVSECVGLNQNSLQTDGEIYRLIVLGKGGKERMLKLNQTATNALLAYLEVKPDTELDALFLNKNRGRISRKAISEIVHKYVRAANLPPKAAKISPHKLRHTLATLLLSNGENIRVVQEILGHSSIQTTQIYTHVINTEKDEALDRLDFSL
- the trhO gene encoding oxygen-dependent tRNA uridine(34) hydroxylase TrhO codes for the protein MNTEKLYRVLLYYKYVDIKNPEEVTQEHKEVCTKIGLKGRIHISKEGINGTCSGTVEQTDQYIEYMRNHPLFHDIFFKIDEHDGHAFKKLHVRHRPEIVTWRLGKELKPHEKTGTHLSPKEFNELLKKEDVIVLDGRNDYEYDLGHFRGAIRPEVETTKDFPKWIQENLGQYKDKKIITYCTGGIRCEMLTAYMLEEGFQDVSQLDGGIVTYGKDPEVKGELFDGKLYVFDERISVPVNQVEEVVVGKCYHCGTPAEKYINCKYDICHHQHIVCPECDEQHHGYCKPECEEKDRELQASKNNN